A stretch of the Pedobacter sp. MC2016-14 genome encodes the following:
- a CDS encoding amidohydrolase family protein, giving the protein MKRFSFILAIHLLTVVSVLAASNFLPKATDTILVLKNANILDANGAQFIKGKDLIIANGKIRSLRLSKKELKGAKTIDLQGKFIIPGLIDAHVHVTANRKNNIENTYNHLNYFLRHGITSLRDAGGDGAALLKAQKEIKEGNRRGADVYFSSFMAGDWYYNRDQHLRNEPYAPWEQLIVPGTNLDSAMSAAKACGATGVKLYHSFDKDFLPLVIKAAKKHGLLVWGHTMLYPATPIEVVTAGMEVLSHVYMLENLTTDTLFFRRKTPAAYKDSVIANLDIDAFCRMMRKKNAILDATLCVSEEQSPWIFPLLKRVHEQGVAVATGTDQIVDTNRLYPRLLDEIRYFVEKCGFSNVDALRAATIVGAKVIGQEKNIGSIENGKNADLLVLSENPLIDVNSLKKQVLVIKHGKVIYL; this is encoded by the coding sequence ATGAAGAGGTTTAGTTTTATTCTTGCAATTCACCTGCTTACTGTTGTATCAGTGTTGGCTGCATCTAATTTTTTGCCCAAGGCCACAGATACCATTCTGGTGCTAAAAAACGCCAATATTCTGGATGCCAACGGAGCGCAATTTATTAAGGGTAAAGATTTGATTATTGCCAACGGTAAAATAAGGAGCTTGCGGCTGTCTAAAAAGGAATTGAAGGGAGCGAAGACAATAGATCTTCAAGGAAAATTCATCATTCCGGGACTGATTGATGCGCATGTTCATGTAACAGCGAACAGGAAGAATAATATTGAAAATACCTACAACCACCTCAACTATTTTTTACGCCATGGAATTACTTCTTTAAGGGATGCCGGCGGTGACGGGGCTGCGCTGTTAAAGGCACAGAAAGAAATAAAAGAAGGGAATAGGAGAGGGGCTGATGTTTATTTCTCTTCATTTATGGCAGGTGACTGGTATTATAATAGAGATCAGCATTTACGCAATGAGCCATATGCTCCCTGGGAGCAGCTGATTGTGCCAGGAACTAATTTGGACAGTGCGATGTCTGCTGCAAAAGCCTGCGGTGCAACGGGTGTAAAATTATACCATTCTTTTGATAAAGATTTCCTTCCGCTCGTGATTAAAGCAGCGAAAAAGCATGGTTTGCTGGTATGGGGCCATACCATGCTTTACCCCGCTACACCAATTGAAGTAGTTACTGCCGGAATGGAGGTGCTTTCCCATGTGTATATGCTGGAGAACCTGACTACAGACACCTTGTTTTTTAGGCGAAAAACGCCTGCTGCCTATAAGGACAGTGTAATTGCAAATTTAGACATTGATGCTTTTTGCAGGATGATGAGAAAGAAAAATGCAATTCTGGATGCTACATTATGCGTTTCTGAAGAACAGAGTCCCTGGATATTTCCGCTGCTTAAACGAGTGCATGAGCAAGGGGTAGCCGTTGCTACAGGAACAGACCAGATTGTAGATACAAACCGGCTTTATCCACGGTTGCTGGATGAGATCAGGTATTTTGTGGAGAAATGTGGGTTCTCTAACGTCGATGCCTTACGTGCAGCAACTATAGTTGGCGCTAAAGTAATTGGACAGGAGAAGAATATTGGTAGCATTGAAAACGGTAAAAATGCAGATTTGTTGGTCTTGAGTGAAAACCCACTCATCGACGTTAATAGCTTAAAAAAACAGGTGCTGGTGATAAAACATGGGAAGGTTATTTATCTTTAG
- a CDS encoding outer membrane beta-barrel family protein, which translates to MIRSLKTVEPASVAGILLPLFILLISCLSPVYAQTQGKIQGKIIAVDGSPLPFASIRLQKQDGVLLKGTMSDTLGKFSLTAVPNGTYMLKVNTVGFVTHQSKIFSVSVQHNSIEIETITLIEEAMNLGAVTIRGQKRLIEQTIDKTVMNIENSILAEGNTALELLQRAPGVTVGDDGQVSLKGRPNVLVMLNGKSTYLSPKELSTLLKGTNSASISKIEIMSNPSAKYDAAGNGGIINIQLKKSMVTGFNGTVTINGGRSRNARYGSGMNLNYRSDKVNVYGSYDYAYRGETEYLDFVRRFYDSGIAAGQASRTSTQRTETDEPLHTNNFRLGLDYDFSAHNSIGFLLNGNVGSYTHNSKTGNLLTSATGVLLSNMATTNYDEQNWKNLTYNMNYRHKFKKEGRELSADADFASNHFTSRLNLKTTTLASLAGQTSSDITRRGYVPAVTDVYLAKMDYTDPLSKTLKLESGLKSSYTNADNNLRYDLLTNGSWIYDATGSNHFTYKEQIHAGYLNVNKEFKGFSIQVGLRGEYTFTEGHQITTDSLIKRSYFQLFPSVFLNKPLGTNHQLQLAYSRRIERPDYGDLNPFRVFRDPLLFYQGNPFLKPELVNTFQFSHSFKGKYTTAISYNRTHDVMTWVNGQIDELNTTFETPQNLNRLVNYGISFTASTSFFEWWTGTHFANLYRNEYSGSSEGVTGTFDNKTTSASFNSQNSFKAGKGYTIELSGNYYSGSVYGIARYKGNYVISTGAQKSILKEKGSLKLMVNDIFQSSRYQESTLFQNIDMNMDKRPDSRRVMLSFSYRFGNQNIKKKERKTGSEDILNRVKGGG; encoded by the coding sequence ATGATCCGATCTCTTAAAACAGTAGAACCAGCTTCTGTTGCAGGAATATTATTGCCGCTATTCATCCTTTTAATTTCATGCCTTTCTCCTGTTTATGCACAAACCCAGGGGAAAATACAGGGTAAAATCATCGCTGTTGACGGCAGCCCCTTACCCTTTGCTTCTATCCGCTTACAGAAACAAGATGGTGTATTATTAAAAGGTACAATGAGTGATACGCTTGGTAAGTTTTCGCTAACTGCTGTACCAAATGGTACTTATATGCTAAAGGTAAACACCGTTGGTTTTGTAACGCATCAATCTAAAATATTTAGTGTCTCCGTTCAGCACAACAGCATCGAAATAGAAACAATTACCTTAATTGAGGAAGCCATGAATTTGGGTGCGGTTACCATAAGGGGACAAAAAAGGCTCATTGAACAAACCATAGACAAGACGGTAATGAACATAGAAAACAGCATCCTTGCAGAAGGTAATACTGCTTTGGAATTGCTGCAAAGGGCACCGGGTGTTACCGTTGGTGATGATGGACAAGTTTCTCTTAAAGGCAGGCCAAATGTGCTGGTGATGCTAAACGGCAAATCTACTTACCTTTCACCTAAAGAGCTGAGCACTTTACTTAAAGGAACCAACTCTGCTTCCATATCCAAGATAGAGATCATGAGTAATCCATCTGCCAAATATGATGCTGCTGGAAACGGCGGAATCATCAATATCCAGCTTAAGAAAAGCATGGTTACTGGTTTTAACGGTACAGTAACCATTAATGGCGGACGTAGCAGAAATGCAAGATACGGCAGTGGCATGAACCTTAATTACAGAAGCGATAAAGTAAATGTGTACGGAAGTTATGACTATGCCTATCGTGGAGAAACAGAATACCTGGATTTTGTACGCCGATTTTACGACTCAGGCATCGCCGCAGGGCAAGCAAGCAGAACATCTACCCAGCGTACGGAAACTGATGAACCTCTACATACCAATAATTTTAGGTTAGGATTGGATTATGACTTTAGCGCCCACAATTCTATTGGTTTTCTACTAAATGGAAATGTAGGCAGTTATACACATAATAGCAAAACTGGCAACTTACTGACCAGCGCTACAGGAGTATTGCTAAGCAATATGGCAACCACCAACTATGATGAGCAGAACTGGAAAAACCTGACTTATAATATGAATTACCGTCATAAATTCAAAAAAGAAGGAAGGGAGCTTTCGGCCGATGCAGATTTTGCCAGTAATCATTTTACTTCCCGGCTTAACCTTAAAACTACAACTCTGGCGAGCTTAGCGGGACAAACCAGCTCAGATATCACCAGACGGGGATATGTTCCAGCTGTTACTGATGTATATCTTGCAAAAATGGACTATACCGACCCTTTAAGTAAAACACTGAAACTGGAATCTGGTTTAAAGAGCAGTTATACCAACGCTGACAACAACTTACGGTACGACTTATTAACTAATGGAAGCTGGATTTATGATGCTACAGGGAGTAATCATTTTACCTATAAGGAACAAATCCATGCAGGATACCTTAATGTTAATAAAGAATTTAAAGGTTTCAGCATACAGGTTGGACTGAGGGGAGAATATACCTTCACCGAAGGACACCAGATTACAACAGACTCTTTAATAAAACGAAGCTACTTCCAATTGTTCCCCTCTGTGTTTTTAAATAAACCTTTGGGAACCAATCACCAGTTACAACTTGCCTATAGCCGCAGAATAGAGCGTCCGGATTATGGAGATTTAAATCCTTTCCGTGTTTTCCGTGACCCTTTGCTTTTTTACCAGGGAAATCCATTTTTAAAGCCAGAACTCGTAAATACTTTTCAGTTCAGCCATAGTTTTAAAGGAAAATACACTACTGCCATAAGTTACAATCGCACCCATGATGTGATGACCTGGGTAAACGGACAGATTGATGAGCTAAACACAACGTTTGAAACGCCGCAGAACCTTAACCGCTTAGTTAATTATGGTATCAGCTTTACGGCATCTACCTCATTTTTTGAATGGTGGACAGGAACTCATTTTGCAAACCTATACCGCAACGAATATTCAGGATCGAGTGAAGGGGTAACCGGTACATTTGACAACAAGACCACTAGTGCAAGCTTTAACTCACAGAATAGTTTTAAAGCAGGTAAAGGTTATACTATAGAGCTAAGCGGTAATTACTATTCTGGTTCAGTATATGGTATAGCCCGTTACAAAGGAAATTATGTCATCTCTACAGGGGCACAAAAATCTATCTTAAAAGAAAAAGGAAGCCTTAAATTAATGGTGAATGATATTTTTCAAAGCAGCCGCTACCAGGAATCTACCCTGTTTCAGAACATTGACATGAATATGGACAAACGCCCGGACAGCCGAAGGGTGATGCTGTCATTTTCATATCGCTTCGGCAATCAGAACATTAAAAAGAAAGAACGAAAAACGGGAAGTGAAGACATTTTAAACCGGGTTAAAGGGGGAGGTTAA
- a CDS encoding PepSY domain-containing protein, which translates to MTFKKINAWFHLWLGLISGTIVLILGLTGCTLVFEQEIKSLSSPWLHAINPAGVKAAPPSVLYRSVEKALPGREIESVWYYGKNRTAQFSIHESDSTVYVNPYNTKVVAIAHKEDMFQFFKDGHYYLWMPEKIGHQFVGWGTFIFFFLLISGLILWWPKKWNKKGKEQAFKVKWNAKFKRVNYDLHNVLGFYAIIVALIFAFTGLMMSFSWFNNSVYWMAGGEVKPRIKSLSDTLTHPLNLTTSKMLSQVDKAYYLGINEIGEHHTDEIILHFPEKASDPIYVCTDMYKGSWRDVYLDQYTLKQLPGSNNRLRDENLSSWIRRSNYGLHVGAIGGLTTKIIFFIASLICASLPVTGFYIWWGKKRKAWKSKRKAQSQLITN; encoded by the coding sequence ATGACATTTAAAAAAATAAATGCCTGGTTTCATTTGTGGCTTGGGCTTATTTCCGGAACTATTGTTCTTATACTAGGGCTTACAGGCTGTACCCTGGTTTTTGAACAGGAAATTAAAAGTTTAAGCTCCCCATGGCTCCATGCAATAAACCCTGCCGGTGTAAAAGCTGCCCCACCATCTGTACTTTACAGATCGGTAGAAAAAGCATTGCCCGGCAGGGAAATTGAATCGGTATGGTATTACGGCAAAAACCGTACTGCACAGTTTAGCATTCATGAATCAGATTCTACTGTTTATGTAAACCCCTATAATACAAAGGTTGTTGCAATTGCCCATAAGGAAGATATGTTCCAGTTTTTTAAAGATGGTCACTACTACCTCTGGATGCCAGAAAAAATAGGCCATCAGTTTGTGGGTTGGGGTACTTTTATTTTCTTCTTTTTATTGATTAGCGGTCTGATTTTATGGTGGCCAAAAAAATGGAATAAAAAAGGAAAGGAACAGGCTTTTAAAGTAAAATGGAATGCCAAATTTAAAAGGGTAAATTACGACCTACACAATGTTCTGGGCTTTTATGCTATTATAGTTGCCCTCATATTTGCTTTTACAGGATTAATGATGAGCTTCTCCTGGTTTAACAATAGTGTGTACTGGATGGCTGGTGGAGAGGTTAAACCGCGGATTAAATCTTTATCGGATACGCTGACACATCCCCTTAATTTAACTACGTCAAAAATGCTGTCGCAGGTAGACAAAGCCTATTATCTGGGAATTAATGAGATTGGAGAACATCATACTGATGAGATTATCCTGCACTTTCCGGAAAAAGCTTCAGATCCTATATATGTATGTACTGACATGTATAAAGGTAGCTGGCGCGATGTATACCTGGACCAATATACACTTAAACAATTACCCGGTTCCAACAACCGCTTGCGAGATGAGAACCTTTCTTCATGGATCCGGAGATCTAATTATGGTTTACATGTTGGTGCTATAGGTGGGCTGACCACAAAAATAATATTCTTTATCGCCAGTTTAATCTGTGCCAGCTTACCAGTTACCGGATTTTACATTTGGTGGGGCAAAAAGAGAAAAGCGTGGAAAAGTAAGCGAAAAGCTCAGTCACAATTGATTACAAATTAA
- a CDS encoding DUF4374 domain-containing protein → MRKLFYYSTRVALTMLLAVAISSCSKKEDTQEEETIKSEYSAVLCVGSWPNTAYYIAGIPSLTSGTISLTGNGAEMTGKVYAQDIVQKDGFYYHANFSSGRLGKYHVENNVLKVDKEIAFTWLNWSSYAWVDNNTMVIFGDGNNELRYAVLKVDNMTVTTGKLNVAAMPAGFDAYNIGFAQYRDNKLFLGYGFGSTNFANYPTMPVHQKAYVAVISYPAMTVDKSLEDVRTTTFGGPNVYAPSSFVDENNDLYFISDPVYNYDYVSPSIMYRIKSGSTELDQTYSFNFSSASNSEKAPAMWYIGNGKAIVRSRINGQSIDTDHYFCLIDVKTGALIKKLDLPVDKGERMVNAVIVEDGKAFIAVNAADRDYIWQYDPATDKLTKGVEFIGGIDYILRIEKLK, encoded by the coding sequence ATGAGAAAACTATTTTACTATTCAACCAGAGTTGCGCTAACAATGTTATTGGCAGTAGCCATCAGCAGTTGTTCTAAAAAGGAAGATACCCAAGAGGAGGAAACCATTAAAAGTGAATACTCAGCAGTTCTTTGCGTGGGAAGCTGGCCGAATACAGCCTATTACATTGCAGGTATTCCGTCGTTAACTAGCGGAACTATTAGTTTAACCGGCAACGGAGCGGAAATGACAGGAAAAGTATATGCACAAGATATTGTTCAGAAAGATGGCTTCTATTACCACGCAAATTTCTCAAGCGGCCGTTTAGGTAAATACCATGTTGAAAACAACGTATTGAAGGTTGATAAGGAAATTGCCTTTACATGGCTTAACTGGAGTTCTTATGCCTGGGTTGATAACAATACCATGGTAATTTTTGGTGATGGAAATAACGAATTGCGCTATGCAGTATTAAAAGTAGATAACATGACCGTAACCACAGGTAAACTTAACGTGGCCGCCATGCCCGCCGGTTTTGACGCCTACAACATTGGCTTTGCTCAATACAGGGATAATAAATTGTTCCTGGGTTATGGATTTGGATCTACTAATTTCGCCAATTATCCTACTATGCCTGTCCATCAAAAAGCATATGTTGCAGTAATCAGCTATCCGGCAATGACTGTTGACAAATCACTTGAAGATGTGCGTACCACGACTTTTGGCGGACCGAATGTTTATGCTCCTTCTTCATTTGTGGATGAGAACAATGACCTCTATTTCATCAGTGACCCGGTATACAACTATGATTATGTATCTCCTTCAATAATGTACCGTATTAAATCTGGTAGCACAGAACTTGATCAGACCTATTCTTTTAATTTCTCATCTGCCTCTAACAGTGAAAAAGCACCAGCAATGTGGTACATTGGAAATGGAAAAGCCATTGTGCGTTCTCGCATCAATGGACAGTCTATAGATACAGATCATTATTTCTGCTTAATTGATGTAAAAACCGGTGCGCTTATTAAAAAACTAGACCTTCCTGTAGATAAGGGAGAGCGTATGGTAAATGCAGTGATTGTAGAAGATGGCAAGGCGTTTATTGCAGTAAATGCTGCCGATAGAGATTACATCTGGCAGTATGATCCAGCTACAGATAAGCTAACCAAAGGGGTAGAATTTATCGGCGGCATCGATTATATCCTGCGCATTGAGAAATTGAAATAA